One segment of Pempheris klunzingeri isolate RE-2024b chromosome 20, fPemKlu1.hap1, whole genome shotgun sequence DNA contains the following:
- the LOC139219670 gene encoding interleukin-21 receptor, with protein MTSVRPCEAEGMSGVMDWCSPRGLKLMLLVAFLSTSTVSLRGNPITGLDHDLHCVNDFLFTINCSLRIAPSENTSDSNSSYWLTIMETFEQEKFVCPLANTNWDYFCSMKTSDRLPDDDYYPQPFVDTDTFKISLCHNDSTGSENCEVLDDNFAPMTSIVPNPPCCLTVSHNSSQHHFTWKSTYEEYDIFNDLINNLKYQLHYNKRGDTHDVKSYEINTDSTNFSVDDREFVPDAEYSARVRSSPDLAHYKGQWSKWSSEVHWRTESAVNEVPSDTFIYRLGKKVFIPLCALMTLVLLVGYAQVKRWRRSAFIPTPAPYFHTLYSDCQGDFKSWVVTQENTIDVLKAEETLQIDMLSKCADVKQEEEEEEEKESQPPFHRQLTEGSTYSNITDPGCDTSLLGVPYAVSTMAPGSSLMSLTLSSQPGSPAVGDSGCWLCSHTSLEKDPPWYCNEYCTLNSFQQINPVNKTLPNGDDHSGCHY; from the exons ATGACTTCAGTGAGACCTTGTGAGGCTGAGGGGATGTCTGGTGTGATGGATTGGTGCTCTCCACGGGGGCTGAAGCTGATGCTGCTCGTCGCGTTTCTGTCTACCAGCACGGTCTCTCTGCGTGGAAATCCTATTACAG GTTTGGACCACGATCTTCACTGTGTGAACGATTTCCTGTTCACAATCAACTGCTCCCTGAGAATCGCGCCTTCAGAAAACACCTCAGACAGCAACAGCTCCTACTGGCTCACTATCATGGAAACATTTGAGCA AGAGAAGTTTGTGTGTCCGCTGGCAAACACCAACTGGGATTACTTCTGCTCTATGAAAACATCCGATCGATTGCCTGATGACGACTATTATCCGCAGCCCTTTGTGGATACAGATACCTTTAAAATCTCACTTTGTCACAATGACAGTACTGGGTCTGAAAACTGTGAGGTCCTGGATGACAATTTTGCACCCATGACAAGCA TTGTACCAAACCCACCGTGCTGCCTCACGGTTAGCCACAACTCAAGTCAACACCACTTCACCTGGAAAAGTACCTATGAGGAATACGACATTTTCAACGATCTGATCAACAACCTGAAGTATCAGCTCCATTACAAcaagagaggagacacacatgAT GTGAAATCATATGAAATTAACACAGACAGTACGAACTTTTCTGTGGATGATCGTGAATTTGTGCCGGACGCTGAGTACTCTGCCAGAGTACGCTCCAGTCCTGATCTGGCTCATTACAAGGGGCAGTGGAGTAAATGGTCCTCTGAGGTTCACTGGAGGACGGAGTCGGCTGTGAATG AAGTCCCATcagacacatttatttacagaCTGGGCAAGAAGGTGTTCATCCCCTTATGTGCGTTGATGACACTTGTCTTACTTGTGGGCTATGCTCAAGTTAAAAG GTGGAGGCGGAGTGCCTTCATCCCAACCCCAGCACCCTATTTCCACACCTTGTACAGTGACTGTCAGGGAGATTTCAAG AGCTGGGTGGTTACACAAGAGAACACCATAGACGTGCTGAAGGCAGAGGAAACGCTCCAAATCGACATGCTGAGCAAGTGTGCAGACGtcaagcaggaggaggaggaggaggaggagaaagagagtcaGCCCCCATTTCACCGCCAGTTAACAGAAGgcagcacatacagtaacatAACTGACCCAGGGTGTGACACATCTCTGCTGGGCGTCCCGTACGCTGTGAGCACCATGGCTCCAGGGAGCTCGCTCATGAGTCTGACCCTCAGCTCGCAGCCAGGGAGCCCTGCTGTGGGAGACTCAGGGTGTTGGCTCTGCAGCCACACGTCCCTGGAGAAGGACCCTCCCTGGTACTGCAATGAGTATTGCACCCTGAACTCGTTCCAGCAGATTAACCCAGTCAACAAAACCCTGCCCAATGGGGACGATCACAGTGGATGCCACTACTGA